The DNA segment GGCGCGGATACAAAGGGCAGGAGCGGCTTGTTGACCGCATGGTGCGAATGGCCTGTGACAACGCTCAAAGCCAAAATTCGTTCTACAACCCGCTGTCGGACCGAATTGAACTCACCGAGCGAGTGATAGTCGAGGACGCAGATGCGTTCCTTGTTGACGCCGACATTGCCCATCGTAACCGAAGGGCTATCGCGATGCTCTTAACAGAGGCCACCGAAGACGAGGGGAGTGTTGTCTTACGGAGCAGAGGCCTTCCTCCTGCTATGATCGGACTTAACGCCATCTATAGACATACGATCATTATCATGACGGACTTTGATGGGAAAGTCGTAATGTGGAGCGATGGTGCGGCTACCTGCTTCGGCTTTAGTGCACGAGACGTCGAGGGGAACAATATAATTTCGCTTCTCTATGGCGAACGGTCGGTGGAGCTCTACGCCACAATGACTGAAGCCGCTGAGAAAAACTTGGACCTCTCCGAAAAGGTCCTCACCGTAGCACATATGGGCTTGGGCACTGTCTCTATCAGCGCAACAGTGGTCGTCAGCCGAGAGGCCAAATCGAATCAGCCCGTGGGGTTCACCCTCATCGGATCTGTACGCTCCGATGAGCTGTCGCAGacgcaggcggtgctgcactcCTTTTTTGTGGCAGAACTGTCGCAGCTGTCTGTCAAGGACAGTCAATTTCGCCAAATTGTGGACTGCTTGCGGTGGAAAAACCTGCGTGACCTCTCCGCGCTGGCGAGGGACTGGAGAAGCGCGCACATTCGGCAGCTGCTGTCCGAGGTCATCAAAGGTAGGCAGCGCTACGTGAGCGTCGAGGTCGATCCAAAGGTAACCGAATTGCCGCCTATCCTCTGCGACACGGTGGGTATCAGTGCTGTGCTAAATCGCGCTTTCGAGCTGTTCTGCGAGAAAATTCGCGTCCGCGTTGAGCAAAAACGCACGACTAGTGCGGTGTACCAGCTCATTGTAGTTTACCGTCATGACATGTCTGGGCTCAACCGAAATACCTTGATTGACATCACCCGATCTGCAAATGACCTTGGTGGCATTGTAGTTGACTCCCCTGGTACGCTGAAGCTGTTGTTGCCCTTCATGGTGAAGGATGAGGCAATTCAAGCCTTGAGGCCCcaaggtgccgctgcacagaAGCCGATCGGACACGACCCCCTCATTGTGCTACTCTTGGAGAAGAATGCTGTGCACCGTCACAACATATCTGCCTCCATCTGGAGCTGCGGCCATTCTCTTCGGCTGGTTGAGAACGTTCGCAAGGCGCTACAGGCCATCGAAGGATCGACCGACCTCGGCTGCGCTATTATCGACGTCGACGTGAAAGGCTCTGACCGCGTGATCGAGGCACTGCTGGCGAAGCACATCTACATAATCGAAACCTCTGAAGCGCTAGACGGCGGTGCAAAACGCGGTGATGCCCTTCTGAAGAAGCCGATCTCGAATGAGGCCCTCCGCAAGGAGCTAGAGAAGGCTACCTACAAgtgcgaggaggcgaagcgtGCCGGtgaggagctgctgaagcggcgAGAGGTGTTCGGAAAGGTGCGCAACAGTCCATGGACACAGGGCCGTCTGCT comes from the Leishmania infantum JPCM5 genome chromosome 36 genome and includes:
- a CDS encoding mitogen activated kinase-like protein; this translates as MSGASVRIPIEKYDIHDVFFSLSVLRKLPEYTRELEEGSSETLYRIIHSSICAARWYYRRYSRYGEFVHLLNTYAECIAVKSSNSALRVAELLAARTSQLHTPQLWQRLPLPIAASLLFAVICCTATVILIGIGEDCCRKADVAALILSCVSVLCLCALFPLIYASQRRRGYKGQERLVDRMVRMACDNAQSQNSFYNPLSDRIELTERVIVEDADAFLVDADIAHRNRRAIAMLLTEATEDEGSVVLRSRGLPPAMIGLNAIYRHTIIIMTDFDGKVVMWSDGAATCFGFSARDVEGNNIISLLYGERSVELYATMTEAAEKNLDLSEKVLTVAHMGLGTVSISATVVVSREAKSNQPVGFTLIGSVRSDELSQTQAVLHSFFVAELSQLSVKDSQFRQIVDCLRWKNLRDLSALARDWRSAHIRQLLSEVIKGRQRYVSVEVDPKVTELPPILCDTVGISAVLNRAFELFCEKIRVRVEQKRTTSAVYQLIVVYRHDMSGLNRNTLIDITRSANDLGGIVVDSPGTLKLLLPFMVKDEAIQALRPQGAAAQKPIGHDPLIVLLLEKNAVHRHNISASIWSCGHSLRLVENVRKALQAIEGSTDLGCAIIDVDVKGSDRVIEALLAKHIYIIETSEALDGGAKRGDALLKKPISNEALRKELEKATYKCEEAKRAGEELLKRREVFGKVRNSPWTQGRLLGRGGHAAVYEATSTLTGGKMAVKIIRVSGNFEERIDEFMNEIGILCKLTHPNIIHYFYCERTETTLNLFMAMADQGTVADLIKRCPRLPENHVATITKQLLQAVNYLHECGIIHRDIKPGNMLISQGQLKLSDFGTATTNVREGTVGTISYMAPEVVDGKPSGKESDIWSIGCVVCECLQIKRSGDGLLGYGAPEEYPSDVSAQAIDFIKACMQRNPSERATTGTLLLHDFIVHLDQEVSQLAEVLPEAAPNEEGAKTPKARSSFSDSTVISWSFD